Proteins from a single region of Pithys albifrons albifrons isolate INPA30051 chromosome 10, PitAlb_v1, whole genome shotgun sequence:
- the SEC22B gene encoding vesicle-trafficking protein SEC22b — protein sequence MVLLTMIARVADGLPLAASMQEDEQSGRDLQQYQSQAKQLFRKLNEQSPTRCTLEAGAMAFHYIIEKGVCYLVLCEAAFPKKLAFAYLEDLHSEFDEQHGKKVPTVSRPYSFIEFDTYIQKTKKLYIDSRARRNLGSINTELQDVQRIMVANIEEVLQRGEALSALDSKANNLSSLSKKYRQDAKYLNMRSTYAKLAAVAVFFIMLIVYVRFWWL from the exons aTGGTGCTGCTCACGATGATCGCCCGCGTGGCGGATGGGCTCCCCCTGGCCGCCTCCATGCAGGAGGACGAGCAG tCAGGCCGCGACCTGCAGCAGTACCAGAGCCAAGCGAAGCAGCTCTTCCGCAAGCTGAACGAGCAGTCCCCGACGAGATGCACCCTGGAGGCGGGAGCCATGGCTTTCCA CTACATAATCGAGAAAGGAGTATGTTACCTGGTCTTGTGTGAAGCTGCATTCCCCAAGAAACTGGCCTTTGCATATCTGGAAGACTTGCACTCAGAGTTTGATGAGCAGCATGGCAAGAAGGTTCCAACAGTCTCCAGGCCCTATTCCTTCATTGAATTTG ACACCTACATCCAGAAAACCAAGAAGCTCTACATTGATAGCCGGGCGAGGAGGAACCTGGGCTCCATCAACACAGAGCTGCAAGATGTGCAGAGGATTATGGTGGCCAACATTGAGGAAGTCTTACAGCGAGGAGAAGCACTTTCAG CTCTTGATTCCAAGGCCAACAACTTGTCCAGTTTGTCCAAGAAGTACCGTCAGGATGCGAAGTACCTGAACATGCGTTCCACATACGCCAAGCTGGCAGCCGTAGCGGTGTTTTTTATCATGCTGATCGTCTACGTGAGGTTCTGGTGGCTGTGA